The DNA region GTCCTGCCCGCCGTGGGGCCACGAGTACTCGACCATTACGTGGCCGTGGTGGTGTCCAAGGGGCGCGGCTGGTTCGCGGTGACGGGCGGGGAACGGCAGGAGGTCGTCGCGCCCGCGTTGCTGTGGCTCGTCCCCGGGGTCGGGCACCATTACGCGCCCGATCCCGCGCACGGCTGGGAAGAATGTTTCGTCGACTTCGACGGCAGCGCCGTGGACGCCTATGTCGAACTCGGCTATGTCACGCCCGGGACGCCGGTGGTGCCGCTGGGCGACGTCGAAGCCGTGCGCGACATCGTGAGCCGGATCGTGCGCTGCGCGCGCGGCGGCAGCCCGCTGGCCCAGGTCGACGCTTCGGCGGCCGTGCATCACCTGCTGGTGGCGTTGCGGCGGGCCGCCGACAACACTCCCGACGACGGATCCCTGCTGGAGGCGCTTGCGCAGGACGCCCTGCTGCCGATCAGCGTCGCGGAGATCGCGGCCCGCCGCGGCATGACGCTGCCCGAACTGCGCGCCGCCGTGCGCCGGAGCACCGAGACCGGGCTCAAGGACCACCTGCTGACCCTCCGCCTCAACCGCGCCAAGGAACTGCTCGCCACCACACGGATGCCGGTGCAGGAAGTGGCACAGGCGATCGGCTACGAGGACGCCGCCTACTTCAGCAGGCTCTTCACCCGCCGCGCCGGCGTCTCCCCCGCGCGTTTCCGCGAGTCGCGTGTCCAGGCCGTCCCCGGCGGCTGGAGTTCGCGCGTTCCCCCGGCCGACGACCCGCCGCTGGTGCCCGACTGACCGCCTTGGACTTCCGCACCGCACCGCTTGGACTTTCCGCGCAATAAGTGCACGACGAACGTTTGAAGTTGACTGAAAGCGTTGACTTGCGCGCAATAACGTTCATAACATCGGCGACCGCCCCGCCAACTGTGGTGCGGGTCACCCTTGGGAGAGAGTCATGCGGACCCTGCCTCTTCTCGGCGCCGCGGCCTTGGCCGTGGCGGCGACCACGGTGGTACCGGTGTCGTCCGACGCCGCGCCGCCGGACGCGACGTACACCATCACGGTCGATGCCAAGAAGTCGTTCAGCCCGACCACCGACACCCCGGCGAGTACCTATGTCGACAAGGACGGCACGTTCTACTTCCAGCAGGCCGCCGCGCTCTACGGCGCGGACCAGCCGCGGGAGTGGGACTTCTACAGCGGACGCGATTTCGACAGCTTCACCAAGAACCCGATCAGCTCGGCGGTGAACCCGGCGAATCCCGCCGACCGCAACGACGACACCACCTGGCGCTGCAACAACAGCCCCACCGGCAAGGAATCCACCGATCCGCCCGCCGGTTCGGGCTATTCGCAGCGCAATTTCTGCGACCTCGTCGGCACCTGGGTCGATCCGGACACCGGCGATTGGTACGGCCTGATCCACAACGAGTTCACCCCCGAGCCGTTCGGCGCGTACTCGTTCTCCCATTACGACGCGATCGACATGGCCGTCTCGAAGGACCAGGGCCGGACCTGGACCATCAAGGATCACGCGATCACCTCGCCGTACAGCACGAAACGCGGTGACACGGCGGCCTTCCCGCATCAGACGTTCGACTACGGCGACGGCGACCCGCGCCTGTTCGTCGACACCGCCTCCGGCTACTTCTACGTCTACTACGGCTCGCGCATCGTGCCGAAGGCCGGCGCCGGTGGCCCGATGACCGGGCTGGCGCACGTCGCCCGTTCGCCGATCTCGGCCAAGATGGCGTCCGGCTCGTGGCAGAAATGGTTCGACGGCGGCTGGAGCCAGCCCGGCGTCGGCGGCCGCGAGAGCAACATGGTCCCCGTGTCCGCCGCGGGCGACACCGGCTACACCCCCGTCGCGGACGACTACGACCCGGCCAACACCGGCAACGTCACCCAGCAGATCGCCGCGGGACAGCTGCCGAAGAAGTCGGATCTGTTCATCATGAACATCGCCTACAACGCGCATCTCGGGCTCTACATCGGCGCGCCGGAGGCCGTGGACAGCGTCGTCCCCCAGCGTTATTACGTGACCGACGATCTGACCACGCAGAAATGGCGTCTCATCGGCGACACCGGGAGCTACACCAACCAGTCGTGGTACCGCTGGTTCGTCGACGCGGCGAACAAGACCAACTCGACCATCATCGGCAAGCAGTTCCGGTCGTACTGCGCGGTGGCCTGCTCGAACAACGCGGGCGGCGAGTACACCACGCAGACCATCACGTCTTCCGCGCCCGCACCGTCCCCTGTGGACACTTCCCGCAAGTACCGGATCGGCCTCGGCGACGGCCGGGTTCTCGCGCAGGGCACCGGAACCGCGACGACGTCGGTCGCGGGCACGACCGGCTCGGACCGCGAAGCGTGGCAATTCTCCTCCGACGGTGACGGCTCGTATCGCGTCGCCAACGCCGCGACCGGCCAGTTCCTCGGCGTCGACGCCGTGCAGGCGGGCCGGGCTTGGGGCGCGAAGCCGACCGTGACCTCGGCTTCGACGGTCGGGCAGCAGTGGTTCGTCATCCCGTCCACTGTGGACAAGGGGACCTTCCGGCTGGTGAACCGGTACAGCGGCCTCGTACTCGGCCTGTCCGGCAAGACCTCGCGCCTGGCGGAGACCACGCCGCTCCGCTCGTGGACCGACACCACCGGGAACACTGTCGGCGGCGGCCGGACGGCGGCCGAGCAGACGCTGAAGTTCACCGACGCCGGCGCGGGCACTCTCGACGGCGTCCACACCCTGGCGGCGTCCGGCAAGAACCTCGACGACCCGGATTCGTCCACGACCGCCGGAACTCCCCTGGTCACCTGGACACCGAACCAGGGAGCCAACCAGAAGTGGCTGTTCACCAGGCAGTCCGACGGTTCCTACACGCTGACCAACACGCATTCGAAGCTGTGCGCCGACGTCGAGGGCGGAGCCACCACCGCGGGTGCGCGGGTCATCCAGTGGACCTGCACCGGTGGGGCCAACCAGCGCTGGAAGGCGACGAAACAGCCCGATGGCACCTACAAGATCGCCAGTGTCCGCTCGGGCCTGCTCCTGACCACAGCGTCCACTTCGGACGGTGCGGCCGTGACACAACGGGCCGACACGGGCTCCGCGCTGCAAGCGTGGGCCATCGGCTGAACCGGCGTGGCCCGCTCCCGGCGGGGCGGGCCACGCGGGTTGCGTTCGTGTGGCACATCACACTCTCACTGCACGTCCCTGATCCGCGACCGTCTCCCTTCATGAGAGCACTTTCGGTGAAAAGTTCACCGAAAGTGGGAGGGAGAGCACCATGAAGCACACCGGCATCGTCCGTACCACCACCATCACCGGCGTCGTCGCGGCGCTGAGCCTGGCCGCCGTCGTCCCGGCACTGGCGAGCGCGCCTACCGGCGACCCGGTCACCACCGTGGCCGACCTCGACGGCGACGGCGAGATCGAGACCGTCAGCGCCCAGCTCACCGGCGCCGGGGACCAGGTCGTCTCGGCCACCGTGCACGGCACCTTCACCTCGATCCACCTCGGCGCCGACACCTCCGTCCCGCTCGAGGCCCCGCGCGTCGCCGACCTCAACGGCGATGGCCGCGCCGAACTGATCGTCACCCAGTCCGTCGGCG from Amycolatopsis sp. EV170708-02-1 includes:
- a CDS encoding AraC family transcriptional regulator; this encodes MTDTLETTPECLREDAGMGYRTWMRYFTPSAVHRRLGLVCLGVGLQHGVLPAVGPRVLDHYVAVVVSKGRGWFAVTGGERQEVVAPALLWLVPGVGHHYAPDPAHGWEECFVDFDGSAVDAYVELGYVTPGTPVVPLGDVEAVRDIVSRIVRCARGGSPLAQVDASAAVHHLLVALRRAADNTPDDGSLLEALAQDALLPISVAEIAARRGMTLPELRAAVRRSTETGLKDHLLTLRLNRAKELLATTRMPVQEVAQAIGYEDAAYFSRLFTRRAGVSPARFRESRVQAVPGGWSSRVPPADDPPLVPD
- a CDS encoding RICIN domain-containing protein yields the protein MRTLPLLGAAALAVAATTVVPVSSDAAPPDATYTITVDAKKSFSPTTDTPASTYVDKDGTFYFQQAAALYGADQPREWDFYSGRDFDSFTKNPISSAVNPANPADRNDDTTWRCNNSPTGKESTDPPAGSGYSQRNFCDLVGTWVDPDTGDWYGLIHNEFTPEPFGAYSFSHYDAIDMAVSKDQGRTWTIKDHAITSPYSTKRGDTAAFPHQTFDYGDGDPRLFVDTASGYFYVYYGSRIVPKAGAGGPMTGLAHVARSPISAKMASGSWQKWFDGGWSQPGVGGRESNMVPVSAAGDTGYTPVADDYDPANTGNVTQQIAAGQLPKKSDLFIMNIAYNAHLGLYIGAPEAVDSVVPQRYYVTDDLTTQKWRLIGDTGSYTNQSWYRWFVDAANKTNSTIIGKQFRSYCAVACSNNAGGEYTTQTITSSAPAPSPVDTSRKYRIGLGDGRVLAQGTGTATTSVAGTTGSDREAWQFSSDGDGSYRVANAATGQFLGVDAVQAGRAWGAKPTVTSASTVGQQWFVIPSTVDKGTFRLVNRYSGLVLGLSGKTSRLAETTPLRSWTDTTGNTVGGGRTAAEQTLKFTDAGAGTLDGVHTLAASGKNLDDPDSSTTAGTPLVTWTPNQGANQKWLFTRQSDGSYTLTNTHSKLCADVEGGATTAGARVIQWTCTGGANQRWKATKQPDGTYKIASVRSGLLLTTASTSDGAAVTQRADTGSALQAWAIG